From a single Brassica napus cultivar Da-Ae chromosome C9, Da-Ae, whole genome shotgun sequence genomic region:
- the LOC106445402 gene encoding xyloglucan galactosyltransferase MUR3, which produces MVPRVAMRRRAAEVPPTEPTEKGNGKSHTNRICLVVSLSLFFWALLLYFHFVVIGSSTNMENQIHLQPQPSSSSSTSLRIHKFDPRKEKDPLAKPILPPAPVATTSTFNPPETVEFPFVRALKTVDNKSDPCGGKYIYVHDLPSRFNEDMLRDCKKLSLWTNMCKFTTNAGLGPPLENVEGVFSDEGWYATNQFAVDVIFSNRMKQYKCLTNDSSLAAAIFVPFYAGFDVARYLWGYNISTRDAASLELVDWLTKRPEWEIMRGKDHFLVAGRITWDFRRLSEEETDWGNKLLFLPAAKNMSMLVVESSPWNANDFGIPYPTYFHPAKDSEVFEWQERMRNLDRKWLFSFAGAPRPDNTKSIRGQIIDQCRNSNVGKLLECDFGESKCHSPSSIMQMFQGSLFCLQPQGDSYTRRSAFDSMLAGCIPVFFHPGSAYTQYTWHLPKNYSTYSVFIPEDDIRKRNVSIEERLLRIPPEQVRSMRENVISLIPGLIYADPRSELETLKDAFDVSVQAVIDKVTRLRKNMIEGRTEYDNFVEENSWKYALLEDGQREAGGHVWDPFFSKPKPGEDSGNDGNGGTTISADAAKNSWKSEQRDKTQ; this is translated from the coding sequence atggttccGAGGGTTGCTATGAGGCGTCGCGCTGCGGAAGTTCCTCCTACAGAGCCGACGGAGAAGGGAAACGGGAAGAGTCATACAAATCGAATATGTCTGGTAGTGTCCTTATCACTCTTCTTCTGGGCATTGCTTTTGTACTTCCATTTCGTTGTCATAGGGAGCAGCACTAACATGGAGAATCAGATCCATTTGCAACCCCAaccatcatcgtcatcatctaCCTCTCTTCGGATACACAAGTTCGATCCTCGCAAAGAGAAAGATCCTTTAGCTAAGCCTATACTCCCTCCTGCTCCAGTGGCCACCACTTCCACTTTTAACCCTCCTGAAACCGTCGAGTTTCCGTTCGTGAGAGCCTTGAAGACAGTAGACAACAAAAGCGATCCCTGTGGAGGCAAGTACATCTACGTCCACGATCTCCCCTCCAGGTTCAACGAGGACATGCTTCGAGACTGCAAGAAGCTCAGTCTCTGGACCAACATGTGCAAGTTCACCACCAACGCCGGCCTAGGCCCTCCCTTGGAAAACGTCGAAGGCGTCTTCTCCGACGAAGGCTGGTACGCCACCAATCAGTTCGCGGTCGACGTCATCTTCAGCAACCGGATGAAGCAGTACAAATGCCTGACCAACGACTCTTCCCTCGCCGCCGCCATCTTCGTTCCCTTCTACGCTGGCTTCGACGTCGCCAGGTACCTCTGGGGGTACAACATCTCCACCAGGGACGCTGCTTCTCTCGAGCTGGTCGATTGGCTCACGAAGCGCCCCGAGTGGGAGATCATGAGAGGCAAAGATCACTTCCTCGTGGCGGGTAGGATCACTTGGGATTTCAGGAGGTTGTCCGAGGAAGAAACCGATTGGGGTAACAAGCTTCTCTTCCTCCCAGCTGCCAAGAACATGTCTATGCTCGTGGTCGAGTCCAGCCCCTGGAACGCTAACGACTTCGGGATCCCTTACCCGACCTACTTCCATCCGGCCAAGGACTCGGAGGTGTTCGAGTGGCAAGAGCGGATGAGAAACTTGGACAGGAAGTGGCTGTTCTCCTTCGCGGGAGCCCCGCGGCCCGACAACACCAAATCCATCAGAGGGCAGATCATTGACCAGTGCAGAAACTCAAACGTCGGGAAGCTCTTGGAGTGCGATTTCGGGGAGAGCAAATGTCACTCCCCGAGCAGCATTATGCAAATGTTTCAAGGCTCTCTCTTCTGTCTTCAGCCCCAGGGAGACTCCTACACTCGCAGATCGGCTTTCGACTCCATGCTCGCCGGCTGCATTCCCGTCTTCTTCCACCCGGGCTCGGCCTACACACAGTACACGTGGCATCTGCCCAAGAACTACTCGACCTACTCGGTGTTCATCCCCGAGGACGATATTCGGAAGAGAAACGTGAGCATCGAGGAGCGGCTCCTCCGGATACCTCCAGAGCAGGTCAGGAGCATGAGGGAAAACGTCATAAGCCTCATCCCGGGGCTGATCTACGCAGACCCGAGATCGGAGCTGGAGACGCTGAAGGATGCGTTCGATGTGTCGGTGCAGGCCGTAATAGACAAGGTGACTCGGTTGAGGAAGAATATGATCGAGGGTCGAACCGAGTATGACAACTTCGTGGAGGAGAACAGCTGGAAGTATGCGTTGCTGGAGGATGGGCAGAGGGAAGCGGGGGGACACGTGTGGGACCCGTTCTTCTCGAAACCGAAGCCTGGAGAAGATAGCGGCAACGATGGCAATGGAGGGACGACCATTTCGGCAGATGCAGCTAAGAATTCATGGAAGAGTGAACAGAGAGACAAGACACAATGA
- the LOC106445403 gene encoding myb family transcription factor PHL4 isoform X1, whose translation METRNLAHTCSSIPPPDIPINSQQHNQLIAGPYHHLLSANGEAVGHIYSNDFPNAASSMVSHEMLDWDDHADLLDLGVVEEDDELITNENPIMSPFWNDVFLVASSTSAPKVHESTMQSQIQQPQVPLQHPSPCVELPPLVRTVSSNSNDNTNSTSAAAKGRMRWTPELHEAFVEAVNHLGGMNNAKPKAVLKHMKVQGLTIYHVKSHLQKYRTARYVSEPSEGSQETKLTPLEHVTSLDTKRGIDINEALRIQMEVQKQLHEQLEVQQPMNVQRKMQLRIEEQGKVLLMMFEKQNMDFCKPEQEDKASEKTPESCSEEADSPRPKRPRNDE comes from the exons ATGGAGACTCGCAACCTTGCACACACTTGTTCTTCGATACCACCACCAGACATTCCCATCAATTCACAACAGCACAATCAACTCATCGCAGGGCCCTATCATCATCTCCTCTCTGCCAATGGCGAAGCAGTTGGTCACATTTATTCTAATGATTTCCCTAACGCTGCTTCTTCCATGGTCTCTCATGAGATGTTAGACTGGGATGATCATGCTGACCTTCTTGATTTGGGAGTAGTGGAGGAGGATGACGAATTGATTACTAATGAGAATCCTATCATGTCTCCTTTCTGGAACGATGTTTTCCTTGTCGCAAGTTCAACCTCAGCTCCCAAG GTCCATGAATCAACTATGCAATCTCAGATTCAACAACCCCAAGTTCCCCTGCAGCATCCTTCTCCTTGTGTTGAATTGCCACCTCTTGTTAGGACAGTATCCTCAAACAGCAACGACAACACCAATTCCACCAGTGCTGCAGCTAAGGGACGTATGCGTTGGACCCCAGAACTTCATGAAGCTTTTGTTGAGGCTGTTAACCACCTTGGTGGCATGAACA ACGCAAAACCTAAGGCCGTGCTGAAGCATATGAAAGTCCAAGGCTTGACTATTTATCATGTCAAAAGTCATTTGCAG AAATATAGGACAGCTAGATATGTATCAGAACCATCAGAAG GCTCGCAAGAGACGAAGTTGACACCGCTGGAGCATGTTACATCTCTTGATACGAAACG TGGGATAGATATAAATGAGGCGCTGCGAATTCAGATGGAAGTTCAGAAGCAACTTCATGAGCAGCTCGAGGTACAACAACCGATGAAC GTTCAAAGAAAGATGCAACTTCGGATAGAAGAACAGGGAAAGGTCCTGCTCATGATGTTTGAAAAGCAAAATATGGATTTTTGCAAACCGGAACAAGAAGACAAAGCAAGTGAGAAGACGCCTGAAAGCTGTTCAGAGGAGGCAGATTCTCCACGACCAAAGCGTCCGAGAAACGATGAATGA
- the LOC106445403 gene encoding myb family transcription factor PHL4 isoform X2: protein METRNLAHTCSSIPPPDIPINSQQHNQLIAGPYHHLLSANGEAVGHIYSNDFPNAASSMVSHEMLDWDDHADLLDLGVVEEDDELITNENPIMSPFWNDVFLVASSTSAPKVHESTMQSQIQQPQVPLQHPSPCVELPPLVRTVSSNSNDNTNSTSAAAKGRMRWTPELHEAFVEAVNHLGGMNNAKPKAVLKHMKVQGLTIYHVKSHLQKYRTARYVSEPSEGSQETKLTPLEHVTSLDTKRGIDINEALRIQMEVQKQLHEQLEVQRKMQLRIEEQGKVLLMMFEKQNMDFCKPEQEDKASEKTPESCSEEADSPRPKRPRNDE, encoded by the exons ATGGAGACTCGCAACCTTGCACACACTTGTTCTTCGATACCACCACCAGACATTCCCATCAATTCACAACAGCACAATCAACTCATCGCAGGGCCCTATCATCATCTCCTCTCTGCCAATGGCGAAGCAGTTGGTCACATTTATTCTAATGATTTCCCTAACGCTGCTTCTTCCATGGTCTCTCATGAGATGTTAGACTGGGATGATCATGCTGACCTTCTTGATTTGGGAGTAGTGGAGGAGGATGACGAATTGATTACTAATGAGAATCCTATCATGTCTCCTTTCTGGAACGATGTTTTCCTTGTCGCAAGTTCAACCTCAGCTCCCAAG GTCCATGAATCAACTATGCAATCTCAGATTCAACAACCCCAAGTTCCCCTGCAGCATCCTTCTCCTTGTGTTGAATTGCCACCTCTTGTTAGGACAGTATCCTCAAACAGCAACGACAACACCAATTCCACCAGTGCTGCAGCTAAGGGACGTATGCGTTGGACCCCAGAACTTCATGAAGCTTTTGTTGAGGCTGTTAACCACCTTGGTGGCATGAACA ACGCAAAACCTAAGGCCGTGCTGAAGCATATGAAAGTCCAAGGCTTGACTATTTATCATGTCAAAAGTCATTTGCAG AAATATAGGACAGCTAGATATGTATCAGAACCATCAGAAG GCTCGCAAGAGACGAAGTTGACACCGCTGGAGCATGTTACATCTCTTGATACGAAACG TGGGATAGATATAAATGAGGCGCTGCGAATTCAGATGGAAGTTCAGAAGCAACTTCATGAGCAGCTCGAG GTTCAAAGAAAGATGCAACTTCGGATAGAAGAACAGGGAAAGGTCCTGCTCATGATGTTTGAAAAGCAAAATATGGATTTTTGCAAACCGGAACAAGAAGACAAAGCAAGTGAGAAGACGCCTGAAAGCTGTTCAGAGGAGGCAGATTCTCCACGACCAAAGCGTCCGAGAAACGATGAATGA
- the LOC106447948 gene encoding CRIB domain-containing protein RIC6, with amino-acid sequence MQLTMSSSSMKSLLKGLRYISQVFESGKEEEEIEIGNPTDVKHVAHIGWDGPSSTPASAPSWMNEFKDGAGLESGQGGGEDDSSARCMSECGGRIRDLPKLPKSTRKAASEKGSPTREISSDKTKRRSSKKGTTSSSRRPKEVSELNEFSSWSSPGTGSLPEVPKKSRRKKKTKETGGGSTRSIGRSDVDNMSETGSVRSMPQFDNRDDF; translated from the exons ATGCAACTTACAATGTCAAGCTCAAGTATGAAAAGCCTATTGAAAGGCCTCCGATACATTTCTCAAGTATTTG AAagtggaaaagaagaagaagagatagagATAGGGAATCCAACGGACGTAAAGCATGTAGCCCATATTGGTTGGGATGGACCATCCTCTACTCCTGCCTCCGCACCAAGCTGG ATGAACGAGTTCAAAGATGGTGCTGGATTAGAATCTGGACAAGGAGGCGGAGAAGATGATTCCTCCGCGAGATGTATGTCGGAATGTGGCGGTCGGATCAGAGATTTACCAAAATTACCAAAATCTACGAGGAAAGCAGCTTCCGAGAAAGGTTCTCCAACAAGAGAAATATCATCGGACAAAACTAAACGTCGGTCGTCGAAAAAAGGAACAACATCATCGTCAAGAAGACCAAAAGAAGTGTCTGAACTAAACGAGTTTTCTTCTTGGTCTAGTCCAGGAACAGGAAGTTTACCAGAAGTTCCGAAGAAAtcaaggaggaagaagaagacgaaggaaACTGGAGGAGGTTCAACTAGATCGATCGGAAGATCTGACGTGGATAACATGTCTGAAACTGGTTCTGTGAGATCTATGCCTCAATTCGACAACAGAGATGACTTTTGA